Below is a genomic region from Biomphalaria glabrata chromosome 3, xgBioGlab47.1, whole genome shotgun sequence.
CTACTGATTGGGGTAATTTGGATAATCTTACCACACGTAGACTCTATGACTGTTTCAGTCAAAAGAATGTTTCCATTAAGTAGATCTGCATTGTCTTCTAATTAGCATGATGTCAGCAGTCATATAACCATAACAGCAAATAGGAATTAGTTTAAAGTTACCAAGCTAAAATGTATTGGAGATTTCAGACATGgtagaaaaactataaatagcaagcttttttgtGTACAAACTAAAGGACGTGTTCAgttgtttttcaaaaagttaAACGATAATTTGTGTGCTATTTTTTAACACtgcagaatcttttttttttttattcctccGTTTCTAATTTCTATTTAAGGTCCTTAACTTGTTAAGTTTCTTGTGACAATCTCCAATATGCTTGTGCAGTCCTTCCATCTGTCTatatttcaatgtttttgtGTTAGGAAATTGCTAAACGATCAacttttaataaattgtttcaCCAAGTTTGCCATTTCGTGCATTGCTTCATAAATACCATCTCCGTTGACTGCGCATGCGCCTTGAACGAACCACTTCCTGTCTTTCATTTCTCTCAGACCTAGTCTGTCAGCAACTTCTGCTGTGGAAGCAGCTCCAGGCAAGTCTTGCTTGTTGGCCACTACAACCACAGGCACACCACGCATCTCGTCTGCTTTAATTACATTGAAGAGTTCCTCTTTTGCTTCTGGAAACCTAGAGACGTCTGCACTGTCGACTATAAACAAGAGGCCCTGAGAAGTGGatttaaataagaaacatttagtttcaataccattaataataatttcacaatacttttaaaataaaatcaattaaaacTCCTATTAACAATGTTGATGGTGGTTTGGGTTAGGATTTGAGAGCGAAAGTCTGTCTTTTTTTAACGTGAAAGTTGCATACATAGACATATATTCCAAATGCAAAGTAAAGAAtaacttccaaaaaaaaatgtgtgtgtgaaaaaataatttattcccGTCTCGTATTATCACGTGATAACTACCAAGTGTATGACACAGACTATTAGAGACGCACGTTACGTTAGTTTCTTCTCACTGCAAGACCAGAAGGCGGAGCTTCTGGCGTAAAcatgaaagaattttttttttcatcacgtGCAGAAAGAAATGTATCAGCTCATCTCTTTCTACATGACTCTCTTGTCGTCATGTAACTGTTACTTTCAGCATGCGTAGCAATTTGATTCAATTTTCAAAGTCAACGTATTGTCCGCGTTCCAGTTATTTCTATAGAGTGTGCGCTTCGCAACCAAAAGCAAGAGATAATTCAGGCAATACCCCGTCCCTTTGTACCACATGACAACACACCGAACTTTTCAATGTCCAACTTTCCCGAATTCCTCTTTCAGAACAGAACACAACCTCCTCAGCTTGGTAGCTGACTGAGTTACCTCTCAGCCATCAAGGCCTAGA
It encodes:
- the LOC106060154 gene encoding ADP-ribosylation factor 3-like, with translation MGLLLAKLYEAVQMFQTGTPTRVLMLGLDAAGKTTILYKVKLNENVCTIPTIGFNVETVSPIKGVTFTVWDVGGQEKIRALWRHYYVNTQGLLFIVDSADVSRFPEAKEELFNVIKADEMRGVPVVVVANKQDLPGAASTAEVADRLGLREMKDRKWFVQGACAVNGDGIYEAMHEMANLVKQFIKS